In Lates calcarifer isolate ASB-BC8 unplaced genomic scaffold, TLL_Latcal_v3 _unitig_4942_quiver_3193, whole genome shotgun sequence, a single window of DNA contains:
- the LOC108872457 gene encoding uncharacterized protein LOC108872457 — MTLQVRDRRKKKPMVPVRAEDEGADSHAAAAQTPSTLSFSQISSDPVKVQYLTGLPDAATVLFLEALLSRFELRYHYDWTVQCVPLVDQLLLTLMRLKLNYRHTDLGIKFNCSKATVVNTFTTIIQALYDILYVGMLENNIPSTAKNQTSLPDCFKPFPSCRIVLNCIKVSVCNRETLAAQGRFDNQSKRRTTLKALVGAAPNGVITFISDLYGESVSDREITADCGILQHLRPGDTVMADEGFAILPEGVSLNVSSSVVGGQFTQTTTDSSHRPGVVCSVPFRG, encoded by the coding sequence ATGACTTTACAGGTCAGGGACCGGAGGAAGAAGAAACCAATGGTTCCCGTACGTGCTGAGGACGAGGGTGCAGATAGCcatgctgcagctgcacagaccCCCAGCACTTTATCCTTCAGTCAGATTTCCTCTGATCCTGTTAAAGTCCAGTATCTCACAGGACTACCTGACGCTGCCACTGTCCTGTTTTTGGAGGCGCTTCTTTCCAGATTCGAGCTACGGTATCACTATGATTGGACTGTACAGTGTGTCCCCCTGGTTGATCAACTGCTCCTGACTTTAATGAGACTCAAGCTTAACTACCGCCACACAGACCTTGGAATAAAGTTTAACTGCAGCAAAGCCACCGTAGTGAACACCTTCACCACCATCATCCAAGCGCTGTACGACATCTTGTACGTCGGCATGCTGGAGAACAACATCCCCTCCACAGCCAAGAACCAGACATCACTACCAGACTGCTTCAAACCCTTCCCCAGCTGCAGGATAGTGCTCAACTGCATAAAGGTTTCAGTCTGTAACAGAGAGACACTCGCTGCACAGGGTCGTTTCGACAATCAGAGCAAAAGAAGGACCACTCTGAAGGCTCTGGTCGGTGCCGCTCCCAATGGAGTGATCACCTTCATCAGTGACCTGTACGGTGAAAGCGTCTCAGACAGGGAAATAACAGCCGACTGTGGAATTCTCCAGCACCTACGACCAGGTGACACGGTTATGGCAGACGAGGGCTTCGCAATTCTACCAGAGGGAGTTTCTCTGAACGTCTCGTCCTCCGTCGTCGGCGGACAGTTCACTCAGACAACAACAGACTCATCTCACAGGCCAGGAGTCGTGTGCAGCGTTCCATTCAGAGGCTGA